In a single window of the Syntrophaceae bacterium genome:
- a CDS encoding radical SAM protein yields MKVAIIAPPYPLEEAPAPPLGVSYVAAAFERAGAEVRIFDYIVSRYTPEKLKAQLDAFQPDAVGGTSVTLNFPAAAQIVSAVKEHNPDIVTMMGGPHVSFDAEGTLNTYPGIDLIVRGEGEDTIAELLPALKERKKWKDILGLSFRDNGSVTETGTRPFIPDLDDLPLPARHLLPLSRYQALGYPVSIITSRGCPYSCIFCQGRRMVGKKVRQRTASRVVDEIEHILSYGIDRINVADDLFVSNKKKVRDVCDEIRRRGLKFTWSAFARVNTVDPETLALMRDNGCDSISYGVESGNQGMLDMIRKGITLEQVRKAVKMCLDAGMVCHTSFIAGLPGETMETLKETDAFAQGLGAMYGYHILAPFPGTTVREEVDSYDLEILTSDWSLYDANRAVARTSALAPADIERFVAEFEGAIDEEWQRMIRDYRNGTASPYALFRVEGHFRTQLIFKILAGDLVETLGTFPAEGGPSDSLAELCRRIQAVADEGLPLVEKVIGEFVGKGFLKVERQGDRYRWFWTHNNRVDHL; encoded by the coding sequence ATGAAAGTCGCCATCATCGCTCCGCCTTATCCCCTGGAGGAGGCGCCGGCGCCGCCCCTGGGGGTCAGCTATGTTGCCGCCGCCTTTGAGCGGGCCGGAGCGGAGGTCCGGATCTTCGACTATATCGTCAGCCGTTACACGCCGGAAAAACTGAAAGCCCAGCTTGACGCCTTCCAGCCCGACGCCGTGGGCGGCACGTCGGTAACCCTGAACTTTCCCGCGGCGGCGCAGATCGTCTCCGCCGTCAAGGAGCACAACCCGGACATCGTCACGATGATGGGGGGGCCCCATGTATCCTTCGATGCCGAGGGAACCCTGAACACCTATCCGGGCATCGACCTCATCGTACGCGGTGAGGGAGAGGACACGATCGCCGAACTCCTGCCCGCCCTCAAGGAGCGGAAGAAATGGAAGGATATTCTCGGGCTGTCCTTCCGCGACAACGGTTCCGTGACGGAGACCGGGACCCGGCCCTTCATCCCCGACCTGGACGACCTTCCCCTGCCGGCCCGCCATCTCCTGCCTTTGTCGCGCTACCAGGCCCTGGGTTATCCGGTGAGCATCATCACGAGCCGGGGCTGTCCCTATTCCTGCATCTTCTGCCAGGGCCGGCGGATGGTGGGGAAGAAGGTGCGGCAGCGGACGGCATCCCGGGTGGTGGATGAGATCGAGCACATCCTGTCCTACGGCATCGACCGGATCAACGTGGCCGATGACCTCTTTGTGTCGAACAAGAAGAAAGTGCGGGACGTCTGCGACGAGATCCGGCGGCGGGGGCTGAAATTCACCTGGAGCGCTTTCGCCCGCGTAAACACGGTGGATCCGGAGACCCTGGCGCTCATGCGCGACAACGGATGCGACAGCATCAGCTACGGCGTGGAGTCGGGAAACCAGGGAATGCTGGACATGATCCGGAAGGGCATCACCCTGGAGCAGGTGCGGAAGGCTGTAAAGATGTGCCTGGATGCCGGGATGGTTTGCCACACCTCGTTCATTGCCGGCCTGCCCGGGGAAACCATGGAGACATTGAAGGAGACCGACGCCTTCGCCCAGGGCCTCGGGGCCATGTACGGCTATCACATCCTGGCCCCGTTCCCCGGCACGACCGTCCGCGAGGAGGTCGATTCCTACGACCTGGAGATCCTGACCAGCGACTGGTCCCTCTACGATGCCAACCGGGCCGTGGCGCGGACATCCGCACTCGCCCCGGCGGACATCGAGCGCTTTGTGGCGGAATTCGAGGGAGCCATCGACGAGGAGTGGCAGCGGATGATCCGCGATTACCGCAACGGCACGGCCTCGCCCTACGCCCTCTTCCGGGTGGAGGGGCACTTCCGTACGCAACTGATCTTCAAAATCCTGGCCGGGGACCTGGTGGAGACCCTGGGGACCTTTCCCGCCGAAGGTGGCCCCAGTGACAGCCTGGCGGAGTTATGTCGCCGCATCCAGGCCGTGGCCGACGAAGGCCTGCCGCTGGTGGAAAAGGTGATCGGCGAGTTCGTCGGCAAGGGATTCCTGAAGGTGGAGCGGCAGGGAGACCGCTACCGGTGGTTCTGGACTCACAACAACCGGGTGGATCATCTGTAG
- a CDS encoding acyltransferase, protein MKPWHVEVFGGPITLGDYAHVIAAPDRKVRLTVWSTLETGGRIRIGDYCLLCPGVRISAAREITIGDSCMMAHGAYITDADWHGLYDRADSAEAVAPVRLGNNVWIGDSAIVCKGVTIGDHSVVGAGAVVTRDVPPYTVVAGNPAAFVKELDPALPMKTRADWMADPRGLAEEFAIIDRHHTKGNTWAGWIRSLLFPRRGD, encoded by the coding sequence ATGAAGCCCTGGCATGTCGAGGTCTTCGGCGGGCCCATCACGCTCGGCGACTATGCCCACGTCATCGCCGCCCCCGACAGGAAAGTGCGCCTCACCGTCTGGTCCACCCTGGAGACGGGGGGCCGGATCCGGATCGGCGACTACTGTCTCCTGTGCCCCGGCGTGAGGATCTCCGCCGCCCGCGAAATCACCATCGGCGACAGCTGCATGATGGCCCACGGGGCCTACATTACCGACGCGGACTGGCACGGCCTCTATGACCGGGCCGATTCGGCCGAGGCCGTGGCGCCCGTGAGGCTCGGGAACAATGTCTGGATCGGAGACAGCGCCATCGTCTGCAAGGGCGTGACGATCGGCGACCACAGCGTCGTCGGCGCCGGCGCCGTGGTTACCCGGGACGTGCCTCCCTATACGGTGGTGGCGGGCAATCCCGCCGCGTTCGTAAAGGAGCTGGACCCCGCGCTGCCCATGAAGACGAGGGCAGACTGGATGGCCGATCCCCGGGGGCTGGCGGAGGAGTTCGCGATCATTGACCGGCACCATACGAAGGGCAATACCTGGGCCGGCTGGATCCGGTCCCTGCTGTTCCCTCGCCGGGGAGACTGA
- a CDS encoding phenyltransferase domain-containing protein — MTRPALKPALRLDVDVTAGFIAGVQKKNGEIPWSVGGKTDPWDHVESAMGLVVAGRFEEAKRAYRWLADTQLPDGSWWSGIRDGVVEDSTKDSNFSSYVAVGVFHYGLVTGDWDTALSFWPMVEGGIEFALDLQAPTGEIYWARNKEGVADPMALLTGSSSIFMSVKCALAMAERQGLKRPGWEEALKRLGHAILYKPNRFNMIKSRFSMDWYYPVLCGALKGQDARRRIDRYWERFVVPDWGVRCVCDRPWATMAETSELVLALDAVGEHERAKAVFNWILDKKYDDGSYWMGVTFPDAVIWPEERTAWTAAAVLLAYDALCGLTPGGRLFRHGFWENGTPR; from the coding sequence ATGACCCGTCCGGCCCTGAAGCCGGCCCTGAGACTGGATGTGGACGTAACCGCCGGGTTCATTGCCGGCGTGCAGAAGAAGAATGGAGAAATCCCCTGGTCCGTGGGCGGCAAGACGGACCCGTGGGATCATGTTGAAAGCGCCATGGGGCTTGTCGTGGCGGGACGCTTTGAGGAAGCGAAACGGGCCTACCGCTGGCTGGCGGATACGCAGCTCCCGGACGGAAGCTGGTGGTCCGGCATTCGGGACGGCGTCGTGGAGGACTCGACGAAGGACTCCAACTTTTCCTCCTACGTCGCCGTGGGCGTTTTCCACTACGGCCTCGTGACCGGGGACTGGGACACGGCCCTTTCCTTCTGGCCGATGGTCGAAGGCGGGATTGAATTCGCCTTGGACCTTCAGGCCCCGACGGGAGAGATCTACTGGGCGCGGAACAAGGAAGGCGTAGCCGATCCCATGGCCCTCCTGACCGGTTCCAGCTCGATTTTCATGAGCGTGAAATGTGCCCTGGCCATGGCGGAACGCCAGGGGCTGAAGAGGCCCGGTTGGGAGGAAGCCCTGAAAAGGCTCGGCCATGCCATCCTCTATAAACCGAACCGGTTCAACATGATCAAGTCCCGCTTTTCCATGGACTGGTACTATCCGGTCCTGTGCGGCGCCCTCAAGGGGCAGGATGCCCGCCGGCGCATCGACCGCTACTGGGAGCGATTCGTTGTTCCCGACTGGGGGGTCCGTTGCGTCTGCGACCGGCCCTGGGCGACGATGGCGGAGACGTCGGAACTGGTCCTGGCCCTGGATGCCGTCGGGGAGCATGAGCGGGCCAAGGCCGTCTTCAACTGGATCCTGGACAAGAAATATGACGACGGCTCCTACTGGATGGGGGTGACCTTTCCCGATGCCGTGATCTGGCCGGAGGAACGGACGGCGTGGACGGCGGCGGCGGTTCTCCTGGCCTATGATGCCCTCTGCGGACTGACCCCGGGAGGCCGCCTGTTCCGGCACGGTTTCTGGGAAAACGGGACCCCCCGCTGA
- a CDS encoding methyltransferase domain-containing protein produces the protein MLTVDFDRLNLRPGMKVLDAGCGTGRHICEAFRRADIVAVGLDLNEDDLRKAGGTLWVMSQEGGCRGDVMALKSDVTRLPFPDGAFDVVICSEVLEHIPDNRTAVSELMRVLKPGGDLVVSVPRWLPERICWALSEAYHNEPGGHIRIYRRREIRRLLEEAGATCRGIDYRHGLHAPYWWLKCLVGHKREDSQPVNLYKRFLEWDIMEKPRLTVILDRMLNPLIAKSIVLYLKKGC, from the coding sequence ATGCTCACCGTCGACTTTGATCGCCTGAACCTGCGGCCGGGCATGAAAGTTCTCGATGCCGGCTGCGGAACGGGCCGTCATATCTGTGAGGCCTTCCGGCGGGCCGACATCGTCGCCGTGGGGCTCGATCTGAACGAGGATGACCTCCGCAAGGCCGGGGGCACGCTCTGGGTCATGAGCCAGGAAGGCGGATGCCGCGGCGACGTCATGGCCCTCAAGTCGGATGTGACGCGGCTGCCTTTTCCCGACGGGGCCTTCGACGTCGTCATCTGTTCGGAGGTGCTGGAGCATATTCCCGACAACCGGACGGCCGTGTCCGAGCTGATGCGGGTCCTCAAGCCGGGTGGAGACCTGGTGGTGAGCGTCCCCCGATGGCTTCCGGAGCGGATCTGCTGGGCCCTTTCGGAGGCCTATCACAACGAGCCGGGGGGCCACATCCGGATTTACCGGAGGCGGGAAATCCGGAGACTCCTGGAGGAGGCGGGCGCCACCTGCCGGGGGATCGACTATCGGCATGGTCTTCACGCCCCCTACTGGTGGCTCAAGTGCCTTGTGGGCCACAAACGCGAAGACTCGCAACCGGTGAATCTCTACAAGCGTTTTCTCGAGTGGGACATCATGGAAAAACCCAGGCTCACGGTCATCCTGGACCGGATGCTGAACCCGCTGATCGCCAAGAGCATCGTACTCTATCTGAAGAAGGGTTGCTGA
- a CDS encoding glycosyltransferase family 4 protein yields MKKKKTTKAKKSKRSSGSLKICLLTYRGNPASGGQGVYIKYLSRALRDLGHKVDVISGPPYPEVPEGITLHKLPGLDLYNPDHLFRPARYRDLLTPVNTVEFLDMCLGGFPEPRTFGTRVHRWFRDRKPAYDIVHDNQCLSWGILELEKLGYPTVATIHHPITVDRDTEIEAAPNMLKRLKVRRWYTFLDMQIKVSRLFSRIITVSECSKGDISHSFGVPEDRFRVVPNGINMDYFYPANGNGRPENTILVTNSADTPLKGLRYLLEAVDSLRRRRPVKLTVIGEPKKDGAIERLVRDLRLGDTVTFTGRIAWEDFAGYYAKATMAVIPSLYEGFGMPAGEAMACGVPVISTTGGALPEVVGDAGILVPPADREALEKAIEDLLDNPRKREELGRAGLERVKGAFTWRHAAQQGVDVYREAMDAHRRL; encoded by the coding sequence ATGAAAAAGAAAAAGACAACGAAGGCCAAGAAGTCCAAGCGTTCCAGCGGCTCGCTCAAGATCTGCCTCCTGACCTACCGCGGCAATCCGGCCAGCGGCGGACAGGGGGTTTACATCAAATACCTGAGCCGCGCTCTCCGGGACCTGGGGCACAAGGTGGACGTCATCTCGGGCCCTCCCTATCCGGAAGTGCCGGAGGGGATCACCCTTCACAAGCTCCCGGGCCTCGACCTGTACAACCCGGATCATCTCTTCCGTCCGGCCCGGTACCGGGATCTGCTGACCCCGGTCAATACGGTGGAATTCCTGGACATGTGCCTGGGCGGATTCCCCGAGCCCCGGACCTTCGGCACCCGGGTCCATCGCTGGTTCCGCGACCGGAAGCCGGCCTATGACATTGTCCACGACAACCAGTGCCTGTCCTGGGGCATCCTCGAGCTGGAAAAGCTAGGGTATCCGACGGTGGCGACGATCCACCACCCCATCACGGTGGACCGCGACACGGAGATCGAGGCCGCTCCCAACATGCTGAAGAGACTAAAGGTACGCCGCTGGTACACCTTTCTCGACATGCAGATCAAGGTCTCCCGGCTGTTCTCCCGGATCATCACCGTCTCCGAGTGTTCGAAGGGGGACATCAGCCATTCCTTCGGTGTGCCGGAAGACAGGTTCCGGGTGGTGCCCAACGGCATCAACATGGACTATTTCTATCCCGCCAACGGAAACGGGCGCCCGGAGAACACGATTCTCGTGACCAACAGCGCCGATACGCCCCTCAAGGGGTTGCGGTATCTCCTGGAGGCCGTCGATTCCCTCCGGCGACGCCGTCCGGTCAAGCTCACCGTCATCGGGGAGCCCAAGAAGGACGGGGCCATCGAGCGTCTGGTCCGGGACCTCCGGCTGGGGGACACGGTCACATTTACGGGCCGGATTGCCTGGGAGGACTTTGCCGGGTATTACGCCAAGGCCACGATGGCCGTCATCCCCTCGCTGTATGAGGGCTTCGGGATGCCAGCCGGCGAGGCGATGGCCTGCGGTGTGCCCGTCATCAGCACGACCGGCGGAGCGCTGCCGGAAGTGGTGGGCGACGCCGGCATCCTGGTGCCCCCGGCCGACCGGGAGGCCCTGGAGAAAGCCATCGAGGACCTCCTGGACAATCCGCGGAAGCGGGAAGAACTCGGCCGGGCGGGTCTGGAGCGCGTGAAAGGGGCCTTCACCTGGCGGCATGCCGCCCAGCAGGGCGTGGATGTCTACCGGGAGGCCATGGATGCTCACCGTCGACTTTGA
- a CDS encoding histidinol phosphate phosphatase domain-containing protein codes for MIDLHTHSIFSDGELIPSEMARRAQDRGYCALAITDHGDHSNLDLIVPRMAKVCRKLSDALGMPVIPGIELTHVPPMYIAELVREARELGARLVVVHGETIAEPVLPGTNRAAIEAAADILAHPGLISEAEAMLAKERGVFLEISARKGHSLTNGHVSALARRFEVPLVLNTDSHGPQDLITREQAVRVALGAGMNRGEVETMMKNSEELVRRVTAWGS; via the coding sequence GTGATCGATCTTCACACCCATTCCATCTTCAGCGACGGTGAGCTGATCCCATCCGAAATGGCCCGGAGGGCTCAGGACAGGGGGTATTGCGCCCTCGCCATCACCGATCACGGGGACCATTCCAACCTGGATTTGATCGTTCCCCGCATGGCGAAGGTATGCCGGAAACTCTCGGATGCCTTGGGGATGCCCGTCATTCCGGGGATCGAGCTGACCCATGTCCCGCCGATGTATATCGCCGAACTGGTCCGGGAGGCCCGGGAACTGGGCGCCCGCCTCGTCGTCGTCCACGGGGAGACCATCGCCGAACCCGTCCTGCCGGGCACAAACCGGGCCGCCATCGAAGCGGCCGCGGATATCCTGGCCCATCCGGGCCTGATTTCCGAGGCCGAGGCCATGCTGGCAAAGGAGCGGGGGGTTTTCCTTGAAATCTCCGCCCGGAAGGGACACAGCCTCACGAACGGGCACGTCTCCGCCCTGGCCCGCCGATTCGAAGTTCCCCTGGTTCTTAATACGGACAGCCACGGCCCGCAGGATCTCATCACCCGCGAACAAGCCGTCCGGGTGGCCCTCGGGGCCGGCATGAACCGCGGGGAAGTAGAAACCATGATGAAAAATTCCGAGGAGCTGGTCCGGCGGGTAACCGCCTGGGGATCCTGA
- a CDS encoding YhbY family RNA-binding protein, producing MELQGFQRKYLRGLAHGLKPLVLIGQSGLTDGVLAAVEGALAEHELIKVKFNDFKEKDRKGELAARIGTAAGAALVGLIGHTAIFYRMQTDPARRQIQLPRRAS from the coding sequence ATGGAATTACAGGGGTTCCAGAGGAAATATCTCCGCGGACTGGCCCACGGACTCAAGCCGTTGGTCCTGATCGGGCAGTCGGGCCTTACCGATGGCGTCCTCGCCGCCGTGGAGGGAGCTTTGGCGGAGCATGAACTGATCAAGGTCAAGTTCAACGATTTCAAAGAGAAAGACCGGAAGGGGGAGCTTGCCGCCCGAATCGGGACCGCTGCGGGAGCGGCGCTGGTCGGGCTCATCGGCCACACGGCTATCTTCTATCGCATGCAGACGGATCCGGCCCGGAGGCAAATCCAGCTTCCCCGCCGCGCTTCCTGA